The stretch of DNA GATATATCGGCGTCGTCACCAGACTCGATATTTGCAATATGAAACAATATATACGGGAATGGGATTTCGCCAGGCATTAAAATTTTTGAAACAAGGTAGGGTAGTTGGAATTGCTATTGATTATCCGGTGGTAACTCATTCGGTTATCTGCCGATTTCTTGGTCAAGAACGCAAGGTGCCACTCGGACCTGCCTATCTGGCAATGAAAACGGATGCAGATATTGTCATTGCTCACCTGGAAAGGATAACTTTTGGCAAGAATCGATTAACATTTATCCCTGTGCCAGTCATCAAAACAGAAGACTTTATAGCCGATATCTCTTCCCTATCTCTTCAATTAGCACAGACTTACGAACAGTTCATCCTTAAACATCCTGAACAATGGGCATGGCAAATGTGGTTACAAAATCAATGAGAATGCGTAAATGAAGAATAACAACCTTCTTTTAACAAAATGATTGACAAGGACTTTGGGTAATGATATAATTAAATTATGTTCACTGGAATTATAGAAGAGATAGGGATAATTAAACAAAAATCTAATAATTTCTTGGTTATTCAAGCTAAAAAGGTATTAGAGGATTTAAAACAAGGAGATAGTATCAGCGTCAATGGTGTTTGCTTAACTACAATTGAATTTACTAAAGATACCTTTAAGGTTAATATGATGCCTGAAACACTAAAACTAACCAATTTAGGGATGGTTTCTATAGGAGATGAGGTTAATTTAGAGCGGGCACTTCGCCTGACTGATAGACTTGGCGGACATATAGTCACGGGACACATTGATGGACTGGGCAGGATTGTGGATAAAATAACGCAGGGTGATAATCAAATACTACAAATATCTATCTTGCCGCAGGTGAGTAAATATATTGTTAAAAAGGGGTCGGTGGCGGTTGAAGGACTTAGTTTAACTGTTGCAGATGTCCAGACTGAAGAATTTAAAATATGCCTTATCCCTCATACCCTTAAAATAACTACATTAGGGAAAAAGAATATTGGTGATTTACTTAATATTGAGGTAGATATACTGGGTAAATATGCCGAGAAATTTTTAAATAAAGGTGAAAAAAAAGAGATTAGTCTTGATTTTTTATCTATGCAAGGTTTTGCCTGATGTAACTATTCAGCCACTGATTAACACGGATTAGCACGGATAAATA from bacterium encodes:
- a CDS encoding riboflavin synthase, encoding MFTGIIEEIGIIKQKSNNFLVIQAKKVLEDLKQGDSISVNGVCLTTIEFTKDTFKVNMMPETLKLTNLGMVSIGDEVNLERALRLTDRLGGHIVTGHIDGLGRIVDKITQGDNQILQISILPQVSKYIVKKGSVAVEGLSLTVADVQTEEFKICLIPHTLKITTLGKKNIGDLLNIEVDILGKYAEKFLNKGEKKEISLDFLSMQGFA